The genomic window AAGGCGGCGGCGAGCAGGGCCACGCCGGGGATGCCCTGCTCGGCGGCGAGCTGGAGCGGGGCGGACTGCGGGGACTCGGAGCTCGGGGCCGGCTCGGGCGCGGGCGTGGCCTCGTCGGCGAAGCGCCCGGGGCCTACACCGCGCAGCGGGTGCCGTTCCGCGAGGTCCACCGCCTGGTGCCACAGGTCGACGCGGGGCTGGGTCAGCTGGCCGGTGAGGGATTCCGACAGGCCGGCCGGCAGCGCGTCCGCGGCCACCGCGCAGCTGCCGCCGGCCACGAGGGCCGCCGCCAGCGCGAATCCCGCCAGGCCGAGCAGCCGGCCGCGCATCCGGGCCGCCGCCAGCGAGCACAGCACGATCGCGACGCCCGCGGCGAACCCGGCCGCCGAGCCGAGCGCGAGCGCCGTCACGGCCGCGCCCGCGCCCACGCAGCGCAGCACGATCCGCCAGGCCCTGCCCCGGGCGGCCCCGGCGGCGCAGCAGGCGGCGCCGGCGGCCAGCACCAGCAGCGCGGCGTCGGCGTTCGGGTAGCCCAGCGGCGGCGCGTCCGGGTGCGCGGACAGCCGGGTCGGCGGTATGAGCACCAGGGACAGTACGGCGGCCGCCGCGGCCGCCGGCGCCAGGACAGGCAGCAGCGCGCCCAGGATGCGGCCGAGCGCGTAACCCGCGGTGACGGCGAGCAGCGCGAGCAGCGTCCCCTCGGGCCGGGCCGACCGCCCCGCGGCGGCGACCAGTGCCCAGACGGCGCAGCAGGCCAGCAGCGTGATACCGACCGCGTCCACCACTGCGGCGCGGTCGCGCCCCGCGGCGGCACGGTCCTGCGGCGGACCGTCACCGCGGCCCGCGCGAGTGGCGCCCGGCGTGCCGCCGGCCGTCGTGTCCATGCCCCCGCCACCCCCTGACGCCACGCGGACGCGACGGGGTGCCGTCACACCCGCGTTCCCCGCATGGGCGCTACCTGTCGGGCCACCGTAACGGCTGATGGAGCCGGTGTGGACACCTGTGCGGCAACGAGGTCGTCGTTGGGAAACCTGGTGCGGATGTGGCGTTCACCCGGCTTCTCGTAGGCTCGCGGCATGGCGACTCCGCAATTCATCCTGGACATCCGCGCCAAGGCGGGCGACACACTGCTGCTCATGCCGGGGGTGGTGATGGTGGTGTTCGACGACCGCGGCCGGGTGCTGCTGAACCGCCGGGCCGACACCGGGAAGTGGGCACTGATCAGCGGCATCCCCGACCCCGGCGAGCAGCCCGCGGAGGCGGCCGTGCGGGAGATCGAGGAGGAGACCGGTGTCGCGGCGCTCGTGGAGCGGGTGCTGAGCGTCTTCACCAACGAGCCGGTGGTCTACGGCAACGGCGACCGGGCGCAGTACATCGACATCGTGCTGCGCTGCCGGGCGGTCGGCGGCGAGGCGCGGGTCAACGACGACGAGTCGCTCGACGTGCGGTGGTTCGCGCTGGACGAGCTGCCGCCGCTCGGGCCGATCGCCCGCGGCCGGATCGAACTGGCGCTGCGCAACGACCCCACCTGGTTCGCCCCCGCGCCCGTCCCCGGGCTCACCGACCGCGGTTACCAGGCGCCCTGAGCCCGCCGCGGCGGGGCAACAGGGGCGCACCCGCGGCCACCTGACGGTACGGCTGTACGGCACAACCGTGGTGCACACTGGAGGGGACCGCACCCTGCGCCGGGGCAGGGGCGGACCCGCTCAGCTGTGCGTGCGCCCGCACCCCGACGCGAGGGGAGTCCCCGCCATGCCCGACGTCCCGTACGAGACCGCGATCAACGAGGCACTGGAACGACTGGAGCACGCCGGCTTCTTCCTCGGCGCCGGTGGCGCCGGGAACCAGCTGCGCGGCTTCGCCATCCACGCCCCGATGGGCGCCGAGGCGCTCGCCGTGCTCGGCCACGGGGAGCTGGTGCCCGACTGGGTCGACGGCTACGCCGTCCGCCGCGGCTTCGGCGCGCCGCCCGACCCGTTCGAACCGATCGACCCC from Streptomyces sp. NBC_01198 includes these protein-coding regions:
- a CDS encoding O-antigen ligase family protein produces the protein MDTTAGGTPGATRAGRGDGPPQDRAAAGRDRAAVVDAVGITLLACCAVWALVAAAGRSARPEGTLLALLAVTAGYALGRILGALLPVLAPAAAAAAVLSLVLIPPTRLSAHPDAPPLGYPNADAALLVLAAGAACCAAGAARGRAWRIVLRCVGAGAAVTALALGSAAGFAAGVAIVLCSLAAARMRGRLLGLAGFALAAALVAGGSCAVAADALPAGLSESLTGQLTQPRVDLWHQAVDLAERHPLRGVGPGRFADEATPAPEPAPSSESPQSAPLQLAAEQGIPGVALLAAAFCWVLTALWRSPRPTPVVLTAAATLTGLAMLATVDHVLSYAVVTAGAGFLSGLATAHPFPADPFPPAD
- a CDS encoding NUDIX hydrolase, producing MATPQFILDIRAKAGDTLLLMPGVVMVVFDDRGRVLLNRRADTGKWALISGIPDPGEQPAEAAVREIEEETGVAALVERVLSVFTNEPVVYGNGDRAQYIDIVLRCRAVGGEARVNDDESLDVRWFALDELPPLGPIARGRIELALRNDPTWFAPAPVPGLTDRGYQAP